The Archocentrus centrarchus isolate MPI-CPG fArcCen1 chromosome 12, fArcCen1, whole genome shotgun sequence nucleotide sequence TACCTTATGGTTCTCCAGAGGATCCTTCATGGCGAATGTCTGGATAAACTCCTCAGGACCAATAAAACTCAGTCGGTCCTGAGAGcagaaaacagaacatgaaAACAATTAGGACAATGACAACAGCAGTTATGACACAGACAATCATAAAATCAGATGTGCACAAAGAGATTTGGAAATTTCCAAAAGACCACCACTGCAAAATGAATCACAAATTCTCACAGCAGATGTTTAGACTGACTAGCCATACATTAACCTTAGGATTAAGGCCAACTTCCTACCAGTTCAATGTGTGTAAGCTGCTGGGCGAGGACGAAGGGATCGTCGCACACGCTCAGTACGTCGCTGCGCTGCGCCGAAGCCTGCTTGCTTTTCAAGGAAGCGGGACGCTCCATTGCCACGGCATTGAGCGCAGCCACTGCCTCCTCGTACTGGCCGAGCGCAGAGAGGCGTTTGATCAGACGCTGGGTCATCTGCTGCATAGCTCGCCAAGAATACTGTAGCgcaacacaaacaccacaaatcaTGAAAACTAAGGCAAAGGGGAGTGATCGTTAGCTCGAGATATCTATGGACAGTTATTACACATGAGAAGTTTTAACTACAGGAGGTGTGACGCTAACCTCATCCCCTCTGGCCACATGGTGTGTCATGTCCTTGAGGCAGCGCATCATCCTCTCATCCCTGAAGTCGTATGGAAACGTCTCAGTCCACTCAGTCAGCAGCTGTACCAGCTTAGGGGCCACCTCACGGAAACGGATCTGAAAACCATCACATGGTGCACTAAGTGACACTCAGGCAGACATGATTTCATTTATCTTACGAGAGAATCTCTCTCTGGTCAGTAATCTAAACCTCATGGCCCTCATatcttttaaaacacaaagcagtAGTGAGTGCTCCCTGTTTTTCTAAGTCAATATGctgccattatttatttttttactttgcagttttgtttctgctctgtgtgttcCCATGTCTGGATTTTATTTGCTTAAAAAATAGCTGATAGATACTTTTTCTCAGAAAGAAGCATGTGGGTGAATGAGCTTGTGGATTTTATAGTGGGTGGTAGGTTGTGTGGgagcagagagtgagagagtgaaaagaagcaaattatagctctgtgtgtgtgtgtgttgtcagcCCACCTTATCCAGCAGGGCATCTCCGGACCGCTGCTGCTCCACACACAGGTGACAAACCCTCGTCATGAGCTCGTAGGGGGGCAGGAAGAGGCGtgaactcagcaggaaagtgaACACATATGACCTCTGATGAGGAGGAAAGAACAAGACGAGAAAGGTCAACACAGGCAGGACAGCCGACCTCTTTTCTCAGACTGAACTCGTCTATTCAGAACCACTCTGTTTCTCATAAAGACTATCTTTACTGTAACTTACATCGGGGTAGTAGTCCACTGTGGGAACCAGGTGCTGAATCAGAGCCTCAAGAGATGCTGACACCAAGCTATTGTCATGGTAACACATCTCCCCATAGCTGGTGGTGACGCCGTGTCCGTAAATTCGAGCTTTCGCCGCCGCTACGCTATTGCTACGACATGACTGCTCACTGCCGCTGCTGCCGCTCGTGTGGCGGTGCGCACGGCCTGGACAGGAAGTGCTGTGCTGGCGAGGGCTGTGAGGCTGCGGCGAGGAGTACGGGTTCTCAGAAAGAGCACAGCTGTTGTAATGATGCTCCTTCGCATTCACCGAGGAGACGGAGGCGCTTCGATACGCCACACTGTGAGTCTGAGGTATGTCGTAGGGGTTCTCTCCAACCGAGTAGGCACCATTGTAGATGTTCTCCCTTGCAGGTTTCGGGACAGTGCTGCTGCGGTATGGACTTACAGGCTGTGGGTGGTTGGTGCTGTTGCTGTAAGGAACGCAAGAGCTGAACTTTCCTGCATATGGTGTTGTTGGAGGCATGATGACCTTTACAAAAGATACAAGGAGCAGGTTAGGGTTGAGAAATAAGGATTAAAAACCTATTTATATGCAATTTCATACCATATAATACCCATATAATTTCCCAATCAACTGAGAAATACATTATGGATAACATGCAATCACAAGTGTGTTTGTAGATAATCTAGCAATTTTTCACAATCAGTCATCATTATTTAGAGCATCCCAATAACCCAGAGATGATAAACAGGCGACAGGGagctttttttaatatattttttcctaattaaaaaaaattatatgttaTAAATGTTACAGGATATTTTAGATTAGTTCCCTAAAAGCTTATCCTAAGCAAATCTTTCTGCAACTGGGGTTGAAATATCCTGGAGAAGTTAAGCTATGGTTACACAACCTAAACTGGAGAAGGGCAACAACCAGTAGGTTTCCCCAGGTATCTGAAACGGTGGACACCAGAAGAtaccaacaaaaataaaagcgtCCAGTTAACAAAGTGAGGACAGCGAGTAATTAAaaccaaaattaaaatgaaagagAACCCCCGATTTAgttgacagagagagagagctccaGGGTTGAGAGGGTTTCAAAGTGACACTTaacattatttaaacaaaacccGAGAAGTCATTAGCCTAGACATGTAGGTGTTCTacaacagaaacagcagcatgaggCTAAATGAAATAGAAAGACTTCTGTGATTGAATTAAATCAGatcttttgttttcacttttttccttctataaccctttttgcattttttttgtccaagtAACCATCAAACACTCTAACTCCACACTGCAGAAGCCAAAAACAACACATAATTATGACATAATTTTTTGTTGATCAACTAATCCGTGATTTCCCGAAGGTTTCCCAATAATTATGGCACAATAGCTGTCAACAGACAGATTCTTTAGTCAATCTCCAGTCACAAAATCATGACTACTAATGTCTCCTGACTACAATGTTAACCTGCCTGTATCCATGGGAAGCTTCTGTGGAAGTACTGTGAAAATATGTTTGAGCAACCCCATCATGCAAAGCAAAGACTTAGAGGTGTCTGTGAAAGGAATTATGCTTAATCACATAATTTCACCCCTCCTCTGTTTATTCTTTCTGCCTCTAAACACAAAGATTTCTCCTTTTGAAATTTGCAGTTTGCAGAAAGTCATTTGTTGATGTAAATTTCTACAAATCAGCTTATACTCACAACAACAGCCTGCCAGATGACACAacagaagtgattttttttgccttaatg carries:
- the LOC115789162 gene encoding LOW QUALITY PROTEIN: ras-GEF domain-containing family member 1B-B-like (The sequence of the model RefSeq protein was modified relative to this genomic sequence to represent the inferred CDS: inserted 1 base in 1 codon) yields the protein MPPTTPYAGKFSSCVPYSNSTNHPQPVSPYRSSTVPKPARENIYNGAYSVGENPYDIPQTHSVAYRSASVSSVNAKEHHYNSCALSENPYSSPQPHSPRQHSTSCPGRAHRHTSGSSGSEQSCRSNSVAAAKARIYGHGVTTSYGEMCYHDNSLVSASLEALIQHLVPTVDYYPDRSYVFTFLLSSRLFLPPYELMTRVCHLCVEQQRSGDALLDKIRFREVAPKLVQLLTEWTETFPYDFRDERMMRCLKDMTHHVARGDEYSWRAMQQMTQRLIKRLSALGQYEEAVAALNAVAMERPASLKSKQASAQRSDVLSVCDDPFVLAQQLTHIELDRLSFIGPEEFIQTFAMKDPLENHKGFFRKRKTSXLEAYVSWFNRLSYLVATEICMPMKKKHRARIIEFFIDVAQECFNIGNFNSLMAIITGMNMSPVARLKKTWNKVNTDKFDILEHQMDPSSNFSNYRTALRGATQRSETAHSSQEKIVIPFFSLLIKDIYFLNEGCASRLSNGHINFEKLWELAKQVSEFLVWRQVICPFDRDRRILQYLVTTPIFTEDELHLASYESEGPENNLEKDSRRSLRSSLLHRENRT